One part of the Streptomyces ferrugineus genome encodes these proteins:
- the folK gene encoding 2-amino-4-hydroxy-6-hydroxymethyldihydropteridine diphosphokinase, with the protein MTAPFLKGPSDPTVQPVPASVVEKVDAADTTLHNPKRAVLSLGSNLGNRLETLQGAIDALEDTPGVRIKGVSPVYETEPWGVEPGSQPTYFNAIVVLKTTLPPSSLLERAHAVEEAFHRVRDERWGARTLDVDIVAYAELVSDDPHLTLPHPRAHERAFVLAPWHDLEPEAQLPGRGAVADLLGTVPQDGVAPREDLELRLPE; encoded by the coding sequence ATGACTGCACCCTTCCTCAAGGGCCCCAGCGACCCGACCGTACAGCCGGTACCCGCCTCCGTCGTCGAGAAGGTCGACGCCGCCGACACCACCCTGCACAACCCCAAACGGGCCGTGCTCTCCCTCGGCTCCAACCTGGGCAACCGCCTGGAGACCCTCCAGGGCGCCATCGACGCGCTGGAGGACACCCCCGGCGTACGCATCAAGGGTGTCTCCCCCGTCTACGAGACCGAGCCCTGGGGCGTCGAGCCCGGCAGCCAGCCCACCTACTTCAACGCGATCGTGGTCCTCAAGACCACACTCCCCCCGTCCTCCCTCCTGGAGCGGGCGCACGCGGTCGAGGAGGCCTTCCACCGGGTCCGCGACGAGCGCTGGGGCGCACGCACCCTCGACGTCGACATCGTCGCCTACGCCGAACTCGTCTCCGACGACCCGCACCTCACCCTGCCCCACCCGCGCGCCCACGAACGGGCCTTCGTCCTCGCTCCCTGGCACGACCTGGAGCCCGAGGCCCAGCTGCCGGGCCGCGGCGCGGTCGCCGATCTGCTCGGCACCGTCCCCCAGGACGGCGTCGCGCCGCGCGAGGATCTGGAACTCCGGCTGCCCGAGTAG
- a CDS encoding DUF3180 domain-containing protein, giving the protein MRELRIRTLVGVFIVAGVLSWAGARLWNAVGTLPSVPLAAPIVLAIIAVILLSTALSIRARLKAQRERRPEAKGVDPLMAARAVVFGQASALVAALVAGMYGGTGVFLLESLDVPARRDQAIYAGFSVLAGIGVIVAAIFLERVCKLPEDDEHNGTGAAPTV; this is encoded by the coding sequence GTGAGAGAGCTGCGCATCAGGACGCTGGTCGGCGTGTTCATCGTCGCCGGTGTCCTGTCCTGGGCGGGCGCCCGCCTCTGGAACGCCGTGGGGACCCTGCCCAGCGTCCCCCTGGCCGCCCCCATCGTCCTGGCGATCATCGCCGTGATCCTGCTGTCCACGGCGCTGTCGATCCGCGCCCGCCTCAAGGCCCAGCGCGAACGCCGCCCCGAGGCCAAGGGCGTCGATCCCCTGATGGCGGCCCGCGCGGTCGTCTTCGGCCAGGCCAGCGCCCTGGTGGCCGCCCTCGTCGCCGGCATGTACGGAGGCACCGGCGTCTTCCTCCTGGAATCCCTCGACGTCCCCGCCCGCCGCGACCAGGCCATCTACGCCGGCTTCTCGGTCCTGGCCGGCATCGGCGTCATAGTGGCGGCGATCTTCCTGGAACGAGTGTGCAAACTCCCGGAGGACGACGAACACAACGGCACGGGGGCGGCGCCGACGGTGTAG
- the folE gene encoding GTP cyclohydrolase I FolE, with the protein MTDPVTLDGEGFIGEFDEKRAENAVRELLIAVGEDPDREGLRETPARVARAYKEIFGGLWQKPEDVLTTTFDIGHDEMVLVKDIEVYSTCEHHLVPFRGVAHVGYIPATSGKITGLSKLARLVDVYARRPQVQERLTTQIADSLMEILEPRGVIVVVECEHMCMSMRGIRKPGAKTITSAVRGQLRDAATRNEAMSLIMAR; encoded by the coding sequence ATGACCGACCCCGTGACGCTGGATGGCGAGGGCTTCATCGGCGAGTTCGACGAGAAGCGCGCCGAGAACGCCGTACGTGAGCTGCTGATCGCGGTCGGGGAGGATCCTGATCGGGAGGGGCTTCGGGAGACTCCGGCGCGGGTGGCACGGGCGTACAAGGAGATCTTCGGAGGGCTGTGGCAGAAGCCCGAGGACGTGCTGACGACGACGTTCGACATCGGGCACGACGAGATGGTGCTCGTGAAGGACATCGAGGTGTACTCGACCTGTGAGCATCATCTGGTGCCGTTCCGGGGCGTCGCTCACGTCGGATACATCCCGGCCACGTCCGGCAAGATCACCGGGCTGTCCAAGCTGGCCCGGTTGGTGGATGTCTATGCCCGTCGGCCGCAGGTGCAGGAACGTCTCACTACCCAGATCGCGGACTCCCTGATGGAGATCCTGGAGCCCCGCGGCGTCATCGTAGTCGTGGAGTGCGAGCACATGTGCATGTCGATGCGCGGCATCCGCAAGCCGGGCGCCAAGACCATAACGTCGGCGGTGCGTGGTCAGCTGAGGGACGCGGCGACGCGCAACGAGGCGATGAGCCTCATCATGGCCCGCTGA
- the ftsH gene encoding ATP-dependent zinc metalloprotease FtsH, translated as MDVKRYFRGPVMWIVLAVLAVVVLMQVVGSSEGYKTVDTGQVVQAINENKVESVKLTTGDEQTVKAQLKDGQKVEGSSKIQASYIGDQGVAIANTLQNKYEQKQIPDGYTVSPSKQNPFVGILLSLLPFVLIVVVFLFLMNQMQGGGSRVMNFGKSKAKLITKDTPKTTFSDVAGSDEAVEELQEIKEFLQEPAKFQAVGAKIPKGVLLYGPPGTGKTLLARAVAGEAGVPFYSISGSDFVEMFVGVGASRVRDLFEQAKANAPAIVFVDEIDAVGRHRGAGLGGGHDEREQTLNQLLVEMDGFDVKGGVILIAATNRPDILDPALLRPGRFDRQIAVDRPDMQGRLEILKVHQKGKPVAPDVDLSAVARRTPGFTGADLSNVLNEAALLTARSDKKLVDNQMLDEAIDRVVAGPQKRTRIMSDKEKKITAYHEGGHALVAAASPNSDPVHKITILSRGRALGYTMVLPDEDKYSTTRNEMLDQLAYMLGGRAAEELVFHDPTTGAANDIEKATATARAMVTQYGMTERLGAIKFGGDNTEPFLGREMAHQRDYSEEVAALVDEEVKKLIENAHNEAWEILVENRDVLDNLVLALLEKETLGKEEIAEIFAPIVKRPPRPAWTGSSRRTPSTRPPVLSPKELALTNGANGATPAISTAKSTVTEPAPATEPAPEERPES; from the coding sequence ATGGACGTGAAGCGATACTTCCGTGGGCCGGTCATGTGGATCGTGCTGGCCGTCCTTGCCGTGGTCGTGTTGATGCAGGTCGTCGGCTCGTCCGAGGGCTACAAGACGGTGGACACCGGCCAGGTCGTCCAGGCGATCAACGAGAACAAGGTCGAGTCGGTCAAGCTGACCACCGGCGACGAGCAGACCGTCAAGGCCCAGCTCAAGGACGGCCAGAAGGTCGAGGGCAGCTCCAAGATCCAGGCGAGCTACATCGGCGACCAGGGTGTGGCCATCGCCAACACACTGCAGAACAAGTACGAGCAGAAGCAGATCCCGGACGGCTACACGGTCTCGCCGTCCAAGCAGAACCCGTTCGTCGGCATCCTGCTCTCCCTGCTTCCCTTCGTCCTCATCGTCGTCGTGTTCCTGTTCCTGATGAATCAGATGCAGGGCGGCGGCTCCCGAGTCATGAACTTCGGCAAGTCCAAGGCGAAACTCATCACCAAGGACACCCCGAAGACGACGTTCTCGGACGTCGCCGGCTCGGACGAGGCCGTGGAAGAGCTCCAGGAGATCAAGGAGTTCCTCCAGGAACCGGCGAAGTTCCAGGCCGTGGGTGCCAAGATCCCCAAGGGCGTCCTGCTCTACGGGCCTCCCGGCACCGGCAAGACGCTCCTCGCGCGCGCCGTCGCCGGCGAGGCGGGCGTCCCCTTCTACTCGATCTCCGGTTCCGACTTCGTCGAGATGTTCGTCGGCGTCGGTGCCTCCCGAGTCCGTGACCTGTTCGAGCAGGCCAAGGCGAACGCCCCGGCGATCGTCTTCGTCGACGAGATCGACGCGGTCGGCCGCCACCGCGGCGCCGGCCTCGGCGGCGGTCACGACGAGCGCGAGCAGACCCTGAACCAGCTGCTCGTCGAGATGGACGGCTTCGACGTCAAGGGCGGCGTGATCCTCATCGCCGCGACGAACCGGCCCGACATCCTCGACCCGGCCCTCCTGCGCCCCGGCCGCTTCGACCGCCAGATCGCGGTCGACCGCCCGGACATGCAGGGCCGTCTGGAGATCCTCAAGGTCCACCAGAAGGGCAAGCCGGTCGCACCGGACGTCGACCTGTCGGCGGTCGCCCGCCGCACCCCGGGCTTCACCGGCGCGGACCTGAGCAACGTCCTCAACGAGGCCGCGCTGCTCACGGCCCGCTCGGACAAGAAGCTGGTCGACAACCAGATGCTGGACGAGGCCATCGACCGCGTCGTGGCGGGCCCGCAGAAGCGGACCCGGATCATGTCGGACAAGGAAAAGAAGATCACCGCGTACCACGAGGGCGGACACGCCCTGGTCGCGGCGGCCTCCCCCAACTCCGACCCGGTCCACAAGATCACGATCCTGTCCAGAGGCCGCGCCCTCGGCTACACGATGGTCCTGCCGGACGAGGACAAGTACTCGACCACGCGCAACGAGATGCTGGACCAGCTGGCCTACATGCTGGGCGGCCGCGCGGCCGAGGAACTCGTCTTCCACGACCCGACCACGGGCGCGGCCAACGACATCGAGAAGGCCACGGCCACGGCCCGCGCGATGGTCACGCAGTACGGCATGACCGAGCGTCTGGGCGCCATCAAGTTCGGCGGCGACAACACCGAGCCCTTCCTCGGACGTGAGATGGCTCACCAGCGCGACTACTCGGAAGAGGTCGCCGCACTGGTGGACGAGGAAGTCAAGAAGCTCATCGAGAACGCGCACAACGAGGCCTGGGAGATCCTGGTCGAGAACCGCGACGTCCTCGACAACCTGGTGCTCGCGCTGCTGGAGAAGGAGACGCTCGGCAAGGAGGAGATCGCCGAGATCTTCGCCCCGATCGTCAAGCGCCCGCCGCGGCCCGCCTGGACCGGTTCCTCCCGCCGTACGCCGTCCACCCGTCCGCCGGTGCTCTCCCCCAAGGAGCTCGCACTGACGAACGGCGCCAACGGTGCGACCCCGGCGATCAGCACCGCCAAGTCGACGGTGACGGAGCCCGCCCCGGCGACCGAGCCGGCTCCTGAGGAGCGTCCCGAGAGCTGA
- the hpt gene encoding hypoxanthine phosphoribosyltransferase yields MRVDAKDMGADLQQVLITKEEIDAKLAELAAKIDAEYEGKDVLIVGVLKGAVMVMADLARALSTPVTMDWMAVSSYGAGTQSSGVVRILKDLDTDIKGRHVLIVEDIIDSGLTLSWLINNLGSREPESLKICTLLRKPDAAKVAIDVEWVGFDIPNEFVVGYGLDYAEKYRNLPFVGTLAPHVYGG; encoded by the coding sequence ATGCGGGTGGACGCGAAAGACATGGGTGCCGACCTCCAGCAGGTGCTCATCACCAAGGAAGAGATCGACGCCAAGCTGGCCGAGCTGGCAGCGAAGATCGACGCGGAGTACGAGGGCAAGGACGTGCTGATCGTCGGCGTCCTCAAGGGCGCGGTGATGGTGATGGCCGACCTCGCAAGGGCGCTGTCCACCCCCGTCACCATGGACTGGATGGCCGTGTCGTCGTACGGCGCCGGCACCCAGTCCTCCGGTGTCGTGCGGATCCTCAAGGACCTCGACACCGACATCAAGGGCCGGCACGTCCTGATCGTCGAGGACATCATCGACTCCGGACTGACCCTGTCCTGGCTGATCAACAACCTCGGCTCCCGCGAGCCCGAGTCCCTGAAGATCTGCACCCTGCTGCGCAAGCCGGACGCCGCGAAGGTCGCCATCGACGTCGAGTGGGTCGGCTTCGACATCCCCAACGAGTTCGTCGTCGGCTACGGCCTCGACTACGCCGAGAAGTACCGCAACCTCCCGTTCGTCGGTACGCTCGCGCCCCACGTCTACGGCGGCTGA
- the tilS gene encoding tRNA lysidine(34) synthetase TilS, producing MGPHPAVAAIRLAVRRVLHDILTEHNRTTAVPTGAPRAAHDTALETSYALPGPPPREPLHAAPHERPPSPLVLVACSGGADSMALASALAFEAPKLGIRAGGITVDHGLQPGSDLRADEVVQRLRELGLDPAESIAVTVGRTGGPEAAARDARYAALDAAAVRHGAVAVLLGHTRDDQAETVLLGLARGSGIRSLSGMAAVSGAGGRYRRPFLGLDRQTARKACMVQSLPVWDDPHNSDPAYTRSRLRQEGLPALEKALGKGVVEALARTAQLSRDDADALDAWASQAEAAVRDATGLLECAKLYALPPAVRRRILRRAAIEAGAPAGSLFARHIEEVDRLITGWRGQGAINLPGKVVAQRQGGRLVIRQG from the coding sequence ATGGGTCCCCATCCTGCGGTCGCGGCGATACGCCTGGCGGTCCGCCGCGTCCTCCACGACATCCTCACCGAACACAACCGCACCACCGCCGTACCGACCGGCGCCCCCCGCGCCGCCCACGACACGGCGCTCGAAACGTCGTACGCGCTCCCCGGACCGCCCCCCCGGGAGCCCCTGCACGCTGCCCCGCACGAGCGGCCCCCCTCCCCGCTCGTGCTCGTGGCGTGCTCCGGCGGCGCCGACTCCATGGCCCTCGCCTCCGCCCTCGCGTTCGAAGCCCCCAAACTCGGCATCCGCGCCGGCGGCATCACCGTCGACCACGGACTGCAGCCCGGCTCCGACCTGCGCGCCGACGAAGTCGTCCAGCGCCTGCGCGAACTCGGCCTCGACCCGGCCGAGTCCATCGCCGTGACCGTCGGCCGCACCGGCGGACCCGAGGCCGCCGCCCGCGACGCCCGCTACGCCGCCCTCGACGCCGCCGCCGTCCGCCACGGCGCCGTTGCCGTCCTGCTCGGCCACACCCGCGACGACCAGGCCGAGACCGTGCTGCTCGGCCTCGCCCGCGGCTCCGGCATCCGCTCCCTGTCCGGAATGGCCGCGGTCTCCGGGGCCGGCGGCCGCTACCGGCGCCCCTTCCTCGGGCTCGACCGGCAGACCGCCCGCAAGGCCTGCATGGTCCAGTCCCTGCCGGTCTGGGACGACCCCCACAACTCCGACCCCGCGTACACGCGTTCGCGCCTGCGCCAGGAAGGGCTGCCCGCCCTGGAGAAGGCGCTCGGCAAGGGCGTCGTCGAGGCCCTCGCCCGCACCGCCCAGCTCTCCCGCGACGACGCCGACGCCCTCGACGCCTGGGCCAGCCAGGCCGAGGCCGCCGTACGCGATGCGACCGGACTGCTGGAGTGCGCCAAGCTGTACGCGCTGCCGCCCGCCGTACGCCGCCGGATCCTGCGCCGCGCCGCCATCGAGGCCGGGGCGCCCGCCGGTTCCCTGTTCGCCCGGCACATCGAGGAAGTCGACCGTCTGATCACCGGCTGGCGCGGCCAGGGAGCCATCAACCTCCCCGGCAAAGTCGTCGCCCAGCGGCAGGGTGGCAGACTGGTGATTCGGCAAGGCTGA
- a CDS encoding zinc-dependent metalloprotease, which produces MTSIGGAEMVDWNLAVATATRLVRPGPEVSRDEARAVVAELRRHAKSSEEHVRGFTRMGTDDIHDTPVLVVDRPGWVRANVAGFREILKPLLDKMQERRTSSPGGAVLGAVGGKVTGVELGMLLSFLASRVLGQYETFAPATRELPAGENGGGRLLLVAPNIVHVERELDVQPHDFRLWVCLHEETHRTQFSAVPWLRDHLEGEIQSFLGETDVDPMTVLERIREAAQSLSGGRPEAEEDDGGRSFVELVQTPAQREILGRLTAVMSLLEGHADFVMDGVGPAVVPSVAEIREKFQQRRAKGASRLDMALRKLLGLDAKLRQYRDGERFVRSVVEQVGMDGFNRVWTSPNTLPTKAEIAKPADWIARVHRKTES; this is translated from the coding sequence ATGACGAGCATCGGTGGTGCCGAGATGGTCGACTGGAATCTCGCGGTGGCGACCGCGACCCGGCTCGTACGGCCGGGCCCCGAGGTGAGCCGCGACGAGGCCCGGGCCGTCGTCGCCGAGCTGCGCCGACACGCCAAGTCCTCGGAGGAACACGTCCGGGGCTTCACCCGGATGGGCACGGACGACATCCACGACACCCCCGTCCTCGTCGTCGACCGCCCCGGCTGGGTCCGGGCGAACGTCGCCGGCTTCCGCGAGATCCTCAAGCCCCTCCTCGACAAGATGCAGGAACGCCGCACCAGCAGCCCCGGCGGCGCGGTCCTCGGCGCGGTCGGCGGCAAGGTCACCGGCGTCGAACTCGGAATGCTGCTGTCCTTCCTCGCCTCCCGCGTCCTCGGTCAGTACGAGACCTTCGCCCCCGCCACCCGCGAACTCCCCGCGGGCGAGAACGGCGGCGGCCGCCTCCTCCTCGTCGCCCCGAACATCGTGCACGTCGAGCGCGAACTCGACGTCCAGCCCCACGACTTCCGCCTGTGGGTGTGCCTGCACGAGGAGACCCACCGCACGCAGTTCAGCGCCGTCCCCTGGCTGCGGGACCACCTGGAGGGCGAAATCCAGTCATTCCTGGGGGAGACCGACGTCGACCCCATGACCGTCCTCGAACGCATCCGCGAAGCCGCACAGTCCCTCTCGGGCGGCCGGCCCGAGGCCGAGGAGGACGACGGCGGGCGCTCCTTCGTGGAACTGGTGCAGACCCCGGCCCAGCGGGAGATCCTCGGCCGCCTCACCGCCGTGATGTCCCTCCTGGAAGGCCACGCCGACTTCGTCATGGACGGCGTCGGCCCGGCCGTGGTGCCGTCCGTCGCCGAGATCCGCGAGAAGTTCCAGCAGCGCCGCGCCAAGGGCGCCTCCCGACTGGACATGGCCCTGCGCAAACTGCTCGGCCTGGACGCCAAACTCCGGCAGTACCGCGACGGCGAACGCTTCGTGCGGTCCGTCGTGGAACAGGTCGGCATGGACGGCTTCAACCGCGTGTGGACGTCCCCGAACACCCTCCCCACCAAGGCGGAGATCGCCAAACCCGCGGACTGGATCGCGCGGGTGCACCGCAAGACGGAGTCGTGA